In Flavobacterium luteolum, the DNA window TATCAGGAAGATATTGCGTCACTTGATTATCTTCAAAAAGATCTAAGAATGTCTGTTTTTCCTCAGGCAAAAATTCGCGTATAATTATTTTGGGGCTTTGATAGATAATATGCATTTGGTACTATATAATATAAATGAATTAGAATCTGTCTTCTAAAATTAGTAACAGGATTTCTCTTTTGTAAATATATCGAAAATTTCCAATCACAAAAAGCACTGATTAGCGCAAGGGAATAAAACAAAATTAAAAATAGTCTGAATCTTTCATCCATGTTATCTGATCATCCTCATGAAATATTGGACAAAGAATTATACTTTTCTCGCCCTTCTCGTCGAGAATATACCAATCTGTAGCAGTATCAACTATTAAATCAAGAAATTTTTTTTCCTCTTCCGCTTGAGCAAGAATCAAATCATCATCCTCAACTCCTTCGCCTAGTAAAATGCTATCTTTTATAGAGAATCTTATAAAGTCAGCTAAATGTTTATTTTCAGATGGCTCAGCCAAATAATCAAATTTAAACGAAATATTACCAGAGCTTCTCATATCCCAATTGGTTTCAACAATCGATCCGATATTAAGGTCTCTCCAATACAATTCCAACTTCTTCATTTCTTTTTAGTTTACTTTAATTTTCTATTTATAAAACATTCTAAACTTACATCAACCACTCACTAACCAATTTCCTATACGTCTCTCCTATTGGCAAAGCATTTCCGCTTTTCATTACAATCTGGTTTCCATCTATTACCTTTATTTTATCCTTTGGAATAATATAAGAACGATGAATTCGAATAAACTGATTAGGAAGTTTCTCCAAAATATCTTTCATATTCTCCAGTGCCATTATCTTTTCATCATTAGTGTGAATGCGAATATAATCTCGTAATCCTTCAATATACAAAATATCGTTTAGAGCAATTTTATAATGCTTTCGATCCGCTTTTACAAATAGATAATCATCTCCTGCTTTTTCAGGAATTTGAAAAGTTTCCTGCCAACGAATGAACTTTTCTACACTTTGATAAAAACGATTAAACGTAATCGGTTTTAACAAATAATCGATCACATGAAACTGAAAAGCTTCCAGGGCATATTGCGGATAAGCTGATGTGATAATGAAATTATACTTCTGATTGAACATCTGCATCAATTCGATTCCAGTCAATTGCGGCATCTGGATATCAATAAAAATCAAATCGACCGATTCTGTATTTAAAACTTCAATCGCTTTAAAGACATCGCTATCTGCATACAAAACATTTAATCTTGAGATTTTAGAAGCGTAATCGGCAATTAATTTTACAGCAAAAGGTTCGTCGTCTAGAATAATGCAATTTATTTTTTTATTCATTTTAAATCTATTTCAAGTTCGGCTGTAAAATGTTTTTCTTCTTTTGTGATTTTTAATTGATGTTTTTCGGGATAATGAATCTGTAAACGCTTTTGCAAATTATCTAAACCAATTCCGCCTAAACTATCTTTTTTCTGTGTTCCGATTTTATTCTTCACTTTAAAAATCAATTTTTCAGATGAAACTTTTAGCTGAATTTCTATTGGTTCTAAGCCTGAAACTTCTCCGTGTTTTAAAGCATTTTCTACCAAAGGCGACAAAATGTATGGCGGAATTTCTTCACATTCATTTTTCAGTTCGACATTAAAATCAACTCGAACATTGTCTTGATGACGCAATTGTTCGAGTTCAATATACGCTTTTATATAATCAACTTCGTCTGAAAGTTTAATCTTTTCTTTCTGTGATTCGTAAGTTGTAAAACGCATAATCTGACTCAATTTATCAATTGCAATCAACGACTTATCTGACTGAAAATAAACCATTGAGTAAATGTTATTTAAAGTATTAAATACAAAGTGCGGATTAATCTGAGCTTTCAAAAATTTGATTTCGGTATTCTTATTTTCTTCCAAAATGAGCTTGTTGTATTCCAAAAGACGAATCGAATAAATCACGAACCAAAGAAACGAACTCAAAATAATTGCCATACTGCTATAATGCAAATTATCGAGCATATAACTCAGAAAATTAACGTTGGTATAATTTACTCTATCAAACAAAAGTTTGGTTATGATCTGCTCTAAAACAAATCTTAGAAAAGTAAAAATAAGATATGAAACGAAAACTCCCGCAAAAAGCCTTTTCCAATTGAAAGCTTTGAAAACCTTTTTCATTACGATCAAATAATGAAAATAAAACGTAATAATGAAAACGATAAAATAAGTGCAAAGAAATAGATCGGGTACAGAAAATCGTGCTCCAATCGGATTTTTCACGAAAGTGAAATATGAAATTAAAAGCCAATAAATAATATGAATTAGACATTCGAGCCTTTTGGTAATGGTTCCTTTATACATTCGGTATATTTTTAAAACAAAGATATACATTCAGTAAAAAGCATTTTAATGGGTTTGCAGATTAATCGAAGGGGTTTGTCGATAAAAGTGGTTTTTAGGTTTTAATTCTAACAGTTTTGCCCTGTAATTAAAACCCAAACCATGAACAGAATCATTTTATTATCCGTTTTATTTCTATTTCAAATCAATGCTTTCAGTCAACAATTTTCAGTAAAAGGAAAAATCATCAATCAGAATAAAACACCGCTGGAATTTGCAACGGCAACTTTATTAAAAGAAGACAAAACTTTATATCAACAAGCTTCAACTGATAGTTTAGGTAATTTCATTTTAAATACTGAAAAAGTGAACTATAGATTAATTATAGAACAATTTGGAACCGAATTTAGCAATAAAGAAATAATCGTAAATCAAGATCTTGATTTAGGAATAATCGAATTGAAAGAACTAGTGCAATTAGACGGCATAACTATAAAATCAAGAAAAAAACTGGTAGAACAAAAAGTAGATCGATTGGTTTTTAATGTCGAAAATTCTGTTGTTGCAACTGGCGGAACAGCTTTGGATGCGTTAAAATCTACCCCGACAGTGAGAGTTCAGAACGAAACCATTTCTATTGTTGGAAAAGGAGAAGTTTTGGTTATGATTGATGATCGTTTGAACAAAATGACGCAGGAAGATCTCGTTGCATTTCTTAGATCAATTCCTGCAGATAACATAAAAAGCATCGAAGTAATTACAACGCCTCCAGCAAAATATGAAGCGGAAGGAAACAGCGGTTTAATCAATATTAAACTGAAAACTGCTAAAGCGAATTCTTGGACTGCAAATCTTGGCTCTACTTATGTACAAAGAAGTTACGCCAGCGGAAACATAAACGGATTATTTATCTACAATTATAATAAATTGTCGCTTCAGGCTTCAATTAATAAAGGAACAGATCAATTTCGCACTACTTCAGATAATAGAATTTATTATCCAAATGAAGTTTGGAAACAAGATATTACAACCAAATCAAAAACCCATTTATTGAGCATTGGTTTTGGTGCCGATTATAAACTAACTGAAAATTGGACGTCTGGAGTAAAATATTTAGGAAGTTTTAATGACAGAACTTCAGCAAATAATCCGCTCACAACTCGTTACAATACTGCTGGAGAAATCAATTCTTATGTATTATCTGATGTAAATGCACAGAACAAACCGCAGATGAATTCAGTAAACTGGAATAATGTTTTCAATTTAAATAACGAAGGTAAAAACATTACGGTTGATTTGGATTATTTCAACTACCAAAAAAATGATTCTAGAGGTTTTTCAGGTAATGAATTGGACAAACAAAAGGAGAATATTCCAGGAACTTATTTTGCAGCAATTAATTCTAACCTGAACCGATTGAAAAATTATTCGGCAAAAATTGACTTTTCGTTTCCTTATTCTTGGGCGAATATAAGCTTTGGAGGAAAAGGATTTTATACCAACACCAAAAACAATCTGACCGTTTGTGATAACGAAACCAGAACTCCGATTCTAGACACCAATTATTCTAATATATTCACATACAAAGAATACAATGAAGCAATCTATTTTTCTGCAAACAAAAAATTAAACGAAAAATGGGAAACACAAATTGGCTTAAGAACAGAAGCTACACAAACAGAAGGCTATTCTGAAAATCTAAACCAAACTAATAAAAACAACTATATTAAATTGTTTCCAACGGCTTACGTTACCTACAATGCAAACGATAACAATTCGTATTCTTTAAATTACAGCCGAAGAATCCGCCGACCAGATTTTGATTATTTGAATCCGTTTGTGATTAGAACCAGTCCGTTTTACTATTCTCAAGGAAATCCGTTTTTAAAACCTTCTATTATAGATAATTTTGAGTTTTCTTATATTAGAAATCAAAAATGGGTAAATACAATCTATTTTTCTCAGGTTTCTAATTTCGGACAAGAATTAGCAATTATCGATCCTGAAACGAATATTACCAAAAGTACACCAATCAACTATGCTGACACTTACCAAATTGGTATTTCAACCTATTACAATTTCAATAAATATTCATGGTGGAACAGCTTTATGGGATTCAATTTAAACTATCAAAATGTAAAATCGAGAACGAATCTAATTGCTTCTGTAGATGGTTACAACGGTTATATTTACAGCAATAATGATTTTACGGTAAATCAATCTAAAACTCTTTTTCTGGGTTTAAATTATGGTTTGCAATTGCCAGGACGCTATCAAGTTTTTAATATTTCGACTTTGAATATTTTGGATGTTTCCGTGAAATTTCTAGCATTAAAAAAGAACCTTTCGATTACTTTAACTGGCGAAGATTTATTGAATACGCAAAAGCCTTTAATTTCTTATTATTCAAACGGAATTAAAAACACAATGAAAAATTATGGTGATTCTAGAGCTTTTAGAATTGCATTGAGTTACAAATTCGGAAACCAAAATGTAAAATCTAAGGATAGAAACTTTGGAAATGAAGAAGAAAGAAATCGTACGAATTAGTTTTTTACAATAAACTCAATTGAGACAAAATGGCTTTAAACATTACTATTTTCAAATGATCGAGGCTGTTTTATCTCTTTAAAAAACAATCAAATACATAAAAAAAGCATTATTTGTTTGTTTTTATGACCAATCGGTCATATATTTGCATCGTTAAATACAACCTATCATGACAAAAGGTGAAGAAACCAGACAATTTATTATAGAAAAAGCGGCTCCTATTTTTAATACAAAAGGAATTGCAGCTACTTCTATGAGCGATATTATGGAGGCCACGAAATTGTCTAAAGGAAGTATGTATGTACATTTTGAAAACAAAGATGTTTTGGCCTGCGCTGCTGTAGATCATAATATGAAAATATTAAGTTCTAAACTTGAAAATGCACTTAGAGAAGGTAAAAGTGCCAAAGAGCAGCTTTTTGCTTATATCGATTTTTTTAGTAACCCAATCAATCCACCAGTAATAGGCGGATGCCCTTTGCTAAACTTTGGAACTGAAGCAGACGACACAAATCCAATTGTAAAAGAAAAAGTAAACGCTGCCATCAAACGCGGACAAGTGCTTTTAACTTCGATTATAGAAAAAGGAATTGCCGATAAAGAATTTGATTCTGATTGGAATGCATCAGAATTTGCCATTACACTTTTTGCCATGCTTGAAGGAGGACACCTAATGTCTCGAGTGTCTGGCAATAACGATAACATGAAAACAATAGAGAAAACGCTTAAAAAAATTATATCTGAAAAATTAATATAATTTTTTTTGCTAAAAAAATGACCGATTGGTCATGAATAAATTTTTAATTAATTATAAAAAACAAATACCATGTCAAAAACAATTTTAATTACAGGAGCTTCAAAAGGATTTGGAAGAGCTTGGACAGAAGCTTTTTTAGCTAAAGGATACAACGTTGCTGCAACAGCAAGAAATCTAGAAACGTTAAACGATTTAAAAGAAAAATACGGAAGCGCAATTCTACCTTTAAAATTAGACGTAAACAATCGTTTAGAATCTCTAGAAGTAGTTCAGAAAGCAAAACAGCATTTTGGAACCATTGATGTTTTGATCAACAATGCAGGTTATGCGCTTACAGGCGCGATTGAAGAAGCAAGCGAACAAGAAGCAAGAGAACAATTTGAAACTAATTTCTTTGGAACATTATGGTTAACACAAGCTGTTATTCCAATAATGAGAGAGCAAAAAAGCGGTCATATTATTCAAGTTTCTTCTATTTTAGGATTGGCGACTTTACCAACAGGAATGGGACTTTACAGCGCTTCTAAATTTGCTGTTGAAGGTTTAAGCGAAACATTGGCATCTGAGGTAAAACAATTCGGAATCAACGTTACTTTATTGGAACCAAACGGTTACGAGTCTAACATCTGGCATACTGGAATTACCAGCGAAAGTTTACCATATTATGACGAAATCAAAAAAGCTTTGGCTGAAAGAGAAAACATTTTTGGTAAAGTTGAAGCGACTGCTCCAATAGTTGTAAAATTAGTAGAAAATGAAAATCCACCTTTACGTTTATTACTTGGAAAAGTGGCATTTCCGTTTGTAAAACAAAGCTATGATCAAAGATTGGAAAGCTGGGAAAAATGGAATGATGTTTCAGTTGAAGCGCATGGTTAATTAATTTTCAATTTTAAAATAAGAAAGACAATCTAGCATGATTGCCTTTCTTATTTTATTTACTAAATCGTTAAATCAAAAATTGCCAAACGTATTTCGATATTTAACCATCACTGTTTTGAATAAATCCTTATTTGACGGTGGCGAAAGCACAATCGCTTTTGAACCCGAATGAATGGATTCTTCGATATTATTTAGACTTTTTCCGCCTGTAGCCATTACTGGAAAATCGGGAAATTTAGCTGTAATCTCTTTCACAATTTTAGCTGTGTTTGCTCCTCCAGAGACATGAAAAACATTTACCCCTGCTTCTATCTTTCCTTTCAGAAAATCATAATCAGATGAAGTTACGGTTGCGATAATT includes these proteins:
- a CDS encoding LytR/AlgR family response regulator transcription factor, with the protein product MNKKINCIILDDEPFAVKLIADYASKISRLNVLYADSDVFKAIEVLNTESVDLIFIDIQMPQLTGIELMQMFNQKYNFIITSAYPQYALEAFQFHVIDYLLKPITFNRFYQSVEKFIRWQETFQIPEKAGDDYLFVKADRKHYKIALNDILYIEGLRDYIRIHTNDEKIMALENMKDILEKLPNQFIRIHRSYIIPKDKIKVIDGNQIVMKSGNALPIGETYRKLVSEWLM
- a CDS encoding sensor histidine kinase yields the protein MYKGTITKRLECLIHIIYWLLISYFTFVKNPIGARFSVPDLFLCTYFIVFIITFYFHYLIVMKKVFKAFNWKRLFAGVFVSYLIFTFLRFVLEQIITKLLFDRVNYTNVNFLSYMLDNLHYSSMAIILSSFLWFVIYSIRLLEYNKLILEENKNTEIKFLKAQINPHFVFNTLNNIYSMVYFQSDKSLIAIDKLSQIMRFTTYESQKEKIKLSDEVDYIKAYIELEQLRHQDNVRVDFNVELKNECEEIPPYILSPLVENALKHGEVSGLEPIEIQLKVSSEKLIFKVKNKIGTQKKDSLGGIGLDNLQKRLQIHYPEKHQLKITKEEKHFTAELEIDLK
- a CDS encoding outer membrane beta-barrel family protein, whose amino-acid sequence is MNRIILLSVLFLFQINAFSQQFSVKGKIINQNKTPLEFATATLLKEDKTLYQQASTDSLGNFILNTEKVNYRLIIEQFGTEFSNKEIIVNQDLDLGIIELKELVQLDGITIKSRKKLVEQKVDRLVFNVENSVVATGGTALDALKSTPTVRVQNETISIVGKGEVLVMIDDRLNKMTQEDLVAFLRSIPADNIKSIEVITTPPAKYEAEGNSGLINIKLKTAKANSWTANLGSTYVQRSYASGNINGLFIYNYNKLSLQASINKGTDQFRTTSDNRIYYPNEVWKQDITTKSKTHLLSIGFGADYKLTENWTSGVKYLGSFNDRTSANNPLTTRYNTAGEINSYVLSDVNAQNKPQMNSVNWNNVFNLNNEGKNITVDLDYFNYQKNDSRGFSGNELDKQKENIPGTYFAAINSNLNRLKNYSAKIDFSFPYSWANISFGGKGFYTNTKNNLTVCDNETRTPILDTNYSNIFTYKEYNEAIYFSANKKLNEKWETQIGLRTEATQTEGYSENLNQTNKNNYIKLFPTAYVTYNANDNNSYSLNYSRRIRRPDFDYLNPFVIRTSPFYYSQGNPFLKPSIIDNFEFSYIRNQKWVNTIYFSQVSNFGQELAIIDPETNITKSTPINYADTYQIGISTYYNFNKYSWWNSFMGFNLNYQNVKSRTNLIASVDGYNGYIYSNNDFTVNQSKTLFLGLNYGLQLPGRYQVFNISTLNILDVSVKFLALKKNLSITLTGEDLLNTQKPLISYYSNGIKNTMKNYGDSRAFRIALSYKFGNQNVKSKDRNFGNEEERNRTN
- a CDS encoding TetR/AcrR family transcriptional regulator, whose product is MTKGEETRQFIIEKAAPIFNTKGIAATSMSDIMEATKLSKGSMYVHFENKDVLACAAVDHNMKILSSKLENALREGKSAKEQLFAYIDFFSNPINPPVIGGCPLLNFGTEADDTNPIVKEKVNAAIKRGQVLLTSIIEKGIADKEFDSDWNASEFAITLFAMLEGGHLMSRVSGNNDNMKTIEKTLKKIISEKLI
- a CDS encoding SDR family NAD(P)-dependent oxidoreductase, with the translated sequence MSKTILITGASKGFGRAWTEAFLAKGYNVAATARNLETLNDLKEKYGSAILPLKLDVNNRLESLEVVQKAKQHFGTIDVLINNAGYALTGAIEEASEQEAREQFETNFFGTLWLTQAVIPIMREQKSGHIIQVSSILGLATLPTGMGLYSASKFAVEGLSETLASEVKQFGINVTLLEPNGYESNIWHTGITSESLPYYDEIKKALAERENIFGKVEATAPIVVKLVENENPPLRLLLGKVAFPFVKQSYDQRLESWEKWNDVSVEAHG